A genomic stretch from Gardnerella leopoldii includes:
- a CDS encoding F0F1 ATP synthase subunit gamma: MSSQLALKSRIISTQSLGKIFKAQEMIASSHIAKARDIALNAKPYSDAIFDAVQALVAHHEANIKHPIFGKEHAGNRVAVLALTSDRGMAGAFTSSIIRETEALLAKLDAEGKHAELYVYGRRGATYYKYRNRDVAGTWEGSTDHPDVTIAEKISDTLMDAYMTPEAEGGVSELYIVFTEFINMVRQKVRTLRMLPVELVPLKDGEEFSMHRPDYEAASGPSAALSSTSAVSAREEAVSRSNPEAVEYCFEPSPDEVLDAVLPKYIQSRIHECLLTSAASETASRQNAMHTATDNARNLVDDLTRKLNASRQASITQELTEIIGSADALNNEED, encoded by the coding sequence ATGTCCTCCCAACTTGCATTGAAATCGAGAATTATTTCCACACAGTCTTTGGGTAAAATCTTTAAGGCTCAGGAAATGATTGCGTCTTCTCATATCGCTAAAGCGCGAGATATTGCGCTTAATGCTAAGCCTTATAGTGACGCAATTTTCGATGCCGTGCAGGCGTTGGTAGCTCATCACGAAGCAAATATTAAGCATCCTATTTTTGGTAAAGAGCATGCCGGCAATCGCGTAGCAGTTTTGGCTCTTACTTCTGATCGTGGTATGGCAGGTGCGTTTACGTCTTCGATTATTCGTGAGACTGAAGCACTTCTTGCAAAACTCGATGCAGAAGGTAAGCATGCAGAACTGTACGTGTACGGTCGACGTGGTGCAACTTACTACAAGTATCGCAATCGCGATGTGGCAGGTACTTGGGAAGGTTCTACTGACCATCCTGACGTTACTATTGCTGAAAAGATTTCCGATACTTTAATGGACGCTTATATGACGCCGGAAGCAGAAGGCGGAGTTTCGGAACTGTATATTGTGTTCACTGAATTTATAAATATGGTGAGGCAAAAAGTTCGTACGTTACGCATGCTGCCAGTTGAGCTGGTTCCTTTGAAGGACGGTGAAGAGTTTTCTATGCATCGTCCTGACTATGAAGCAGCATCTGGTCCTTCAGCAGCATTGTCGTCTACGAGCGCAGTTTCGGCTCGTGAAGAAGCAGTGAGTCGCAGCAATCCAGAAGCTGTGGAGTATTGCTTCGAACCAAGCCCGGATGAAGTATTGGATGCTGTTTTGCCGAAGTATATTCAGTCTCGTATTCACGAGTGCTTACTTACTTCTGCTGCTTCCGAAACGGCAAGCAGACAGAACGCTATGCATACGGCTACAGATAACGCCCGCAATTTGGTGGATGATTTGACAAGAAAGCTTAATGCTTCTCGTCAGGCATCCATTACTCAAGAACTTACCGAGATTATCGGCAGCGCTGATGCGCTGAATAATGAGGAGGATTAG
- the atpD gene encoding F0F1 ATP synthase subunit beta — protein sequence MAENQTTAPPEAEQEVDPTAGRVTRVQGSVIDVEFPVGYLPDIYNALKVDIATVGNTEGDTVHEITLEVEQHLGDSTVRAVALKPTDGLVRGALVRDTGGPISVPVGDVTKGHVFDVTGNILNAKPGEHIEVTERWPIHRNPPAFDQLESKTQMFETGIKVIDLLTPYVQGGKIGLFGGAGVGKTVLIQEMIQRVAQNHGGVSVFAGVGERTREGNDLIGEMADAGVLEKTALVFGQMDEPPGTRLRVPLTALTMAEYFRDVQNQDVLLFIDNIFRFTQAGSEVSTLLGRMPSAVGYQPNLADEMGALQERITSTRGHSITSLQAIYVPADDYTDPAPATTFTHLDATTELSRDIAAKGIYPAVDPLTSTSRILDPRYVGQAHYDCANRVKAILQRNKELQDIIALIGIDELGEEDKTTVSRARKIEQFLGQNFYVAEKFTGRPGSYVPADETIEAFTRICDGVYDEIPEQAFSGIGGIDDLERRWHDMQQEFGA from the coding sequence ATGGCTGAAAATCAGACCACAGCGCCTCCAGAAGCTGAGCAGGAGGTCGATCCAACAGCTGGTCGCGTAACCCGCGTTCAGGGTTCCGTGATTGACGTTGAATTCCCAGTCGGCTATCTGCCGGATATTTACAATGCTCTCAAAGTCGATATTGCTACCGTTGGTAACACGGAAGGTGATACCGTTCACGAGATCACGCTGGAAGTTGAGCAGCACCTTGGTGATTCGACTGTGCGTGCAGTTGCTTTAAAGCCTACTGACGGTTTGGTTCGTGGTGCTTTAGTGCGAGATACTGGCGGTCCAATCTCTGTACCTGTTGGTGACGTTACTAAGGGTCACGTGTTCGATGTTACAGGCAACATTTTGAATGCTAAGCCTGGCGAGCATATTGAAGTAACTGAGCGTTGGCCAATTCACCGTAACCCACCTGCTTTTGATCAGCTTGAGTCTAAGACTCAGATGTTCGAAACTGGTATTAAGGTTATCGATTTGCTTACCCCTTACGTTCAGGGCGGTAAAATTGGTCTGTTCGGTGGTGCAGGCGTTGGTAAAACTGTGTTGATTCAGGAAATGATTCAGCGCGTTGCACAGAATCACGGTGGTGTGTCTGTGTTTGCTGGCGTTGGCGAACGTACCCGTGAAGGTAACGATTTGATTGGCGAAATGGCTGATGCTGGCGTTTTGGAGAAAACAGCACTTGTCTTTGGTCAGATGGATGAGCCTCCTGGGACTCGTCTTCGTGTGCCTCTTACCGCTTTGACTATGGCTGAGTACTTCCGCGATGTGCAGAATCAGGATGTGTTGCTGTTCATCGATAACATATTCCGCTTTACTCAGGCTGGTTCTGAGGTGTCCACTTTGCTGGGTCGTATGCCTTCCGCAGTTGGTTACCAGCCAAACTTGGCAGATGAAATGGGTGCATTGCAGGAGCGTATTACTTCTACGCGCGGTCATTCCATTACGTCGCTTCAGGCTATTTATGTGCCTGCAGATGATTACACTGATCCTGCACCTGCAACAACCTTTACGCACTTGGATGCAACTACTGAGCTTTCACGTGATATTGCAGCTAAGGGTATTTACCCAGCTGTGGATCCTTTGACTTCTACTTCTAGAATTTTGGATCCGCGTTACGTTGGTCAGGCTCATTATGATTGCGCAAACCGCGTTAAGGCTATTTTGCAGCGTAACAAGGAGCTTCAGGACATCATCGCTTTGATTGGTATCGATGAGCTTGGTGAGGAAGATAAGACTACTGTGAGCCGCGCTCGTAAGATTGAGCAGTTCCTTGGTCAGAACTTCTATGTGGCTGAAAAGTTCACTGGTCGTCCAGGTTCTTATGTGCCAGCAGACGAAACCATTGAGGCATTCACTCGCATTTGCGATGGTGTTTACGATGAGATTCCTGAGCAGGCATTCTCTGGTATCGGTGGCATTGATGATCTTGAGCGTCGTTGGCACGATATGCAGCAAGAGTTTGGTGCGTGA
- a CDS encoding F0F1 ATP synthase subunit epsilon, whose amino-acid sequence MSEKQVKSLHVSVVAARHPVWEGDAKFVVIPSVNGAMGVLPGHEAVLALIDHGFVKVDDLKGVRHVFKVTDGFFSVDSDHITIAVEHSCNVDKDGNVLPNAKVI is encoded by the coding sequence ATGTCGGAGAAGCAAGTAAAATCGCTGCACGTTAGTGTGGTGGCAGCCAGGCATCCTGTTTGGGAAGGTGACGCCAAGTTCGTGGTTATTCCTTCTGTGAATGGCGCTATGGGCGTGCTTCCTGGACATGAGGCTGTGCTTGCGTTGATTGATCACGGTTTTGTGAAGGTTGACGATTTGAAGGGTGTGCGTCACGTTTTTAAAGTGACAGACGGCTTCTTCTCTGTTGATTCTGATCATATTACTATTGCTGTTGAGCATAGTTGTAACGTTGATAAAGACGGCAACGTGCTGCCTAACGCTAAGGTGATTTAG
- a CDS encoding antitoxin VbhA family protein produces the protein MIDKETQRRRQENLGLAIASGRLEGNSPSKEFLYDANQYAKGLITSDEFVARMRSRYGVMD, from the coding sequence ATGATTGATAAAGAAACGCAACGTAGGCGTCAAGAAAATTTGGGTCTTGCAATAGCTTCAGGCAGACTTGAAGGCAATTCGCCTTCAAAAGAGTTTCTTTATGACGCAAATCAATATGCTAAAGGTCTTATAACCAGTGACGAATTTGTTGCTAGAATGCGTTCTAGATATGGCGTAATGGATTAA
- a CDS encoding Fic/DOC family protein has product METVFDPYLIPHTRVLKNKSNINNQIELDKYENDAVLTRCSILYENLPHAEGTVKQLQWIHHYLFQDVYDWAGQIRTIDMSKGGGEPFHPLEYMGVGIRYCEQTLKNDNLLQGLSIDEFISTLSVNYNNFNVLHPFREGNGRTQRVFWDIVARDAGYHFDWGLITQRVNDEASIQAKDANDTKLLEDMFHIITKPLQVELLAQQQFAHLVEEEYEYAPNVASVLQDKDYAAYKTRYGID; this is encoded by the coding sequence GTGGAAACAGTTTTTGACCCTTATCTTATTCCTCACACAAGGGTATTGAAGAACAAATCTAATATAAATAATCAGATTGAATTAGATAAATATGAGAACGATGCTGTTCTCACAAGATGTTCTATTTTGTACGAAAATTTGCCGCATGCTGAAGGAACTGTTAAGCAATTGCAGTGGATTCATCATTATCTTTTCCAGGATGTTTACGATTGGGCTGGTCAGATTCGCACTATTGACATGTCTAAAGGCGGTGGCGAGCCGTTTCATCCGCTTGAATATATGGGCGTTGGGATTCGCTACTGTGAGCAAACGCTTAAAAATGATAATTTATTGCAAGGTTTATCTATTGACGAGTTTATTAGTACGCTAAGCGTAAATTACAATAATTTTAATGTTTTACACCCATTTCGTGAGGGCAATGGTAGAACGCAACGCGTTTTTTGGGATATAGTTGCGCGAGATGCTGGATACCATTTCGATTGGGGATTAATAACGCAGCGTGTTAACGACGAAGCTTCAATCCAGGCTAAAGATGCTAACGATACAAAGCTTCTTGAAGATATGTTCCACATTATTACAAAGCCTTTGCAGGTTGAGCTTTTAGCGCAGCAGCAGTTTGCGCATCTTGTTGAAGAAGAATACGAATACGCGCCGAATGTGGCTAGTGTTTTGCAAGATAAGGATTACGCTGCGTATAAAACTCGTTACGGCATAGATTGA
- a CDS encoding ATPase, whose product MMDESMRERELKPLRKIQNNYEKLVITLSKALDDDYDGIRVENIVDWLLK is encoded by the coding sequence ATGATGGATGAGTCTATGCGCGAGCGAGAGTTAAAGCCGCTTCGGAAGATTCAGAATAATTATGAAAAGCTGGTTATTACTTTGAGTAAGGCTTTAGATGATGATTACGACGGCATTCGTGTTGAAAACATTGTTGATTGGTTGCTTAAGTAG
- a CDS encoding FAD:protein FMN transferase: MFRNVVAIERALGTGIIISSSKPISQRVQKRIRAFVEEYESVLSRFREDSFVSRMARAEHGGEFEFPAWTQPLFAIYDEFYDATRGAFDACIGADLLALGYDNSVQFVPEPAGSANKDSGSVSGSWSKYRRSLPVKWADISRDDSGTTLHTNQPVQLDFGAAGKGYFVDLVTNILKDELGDDSLSDCDFLVNAGGDMRACFSDEDYQIKVALENPFDTTQAVGVASIASGALCASSAARKRWKVKDANCLADNAFESNLIATHLINALDGVPSQKLSASWAYIPAKTCAFPTAYADALATALFVSQENDLQKIVQTTSAEFAVISPNHALRKTRAFPAYFFAA, from the coding sequence ATGTTTAGGAATGTTGTTGCGATTGAGCGCGCGCTTGGAACGGGGATTATTATCTCTAGCAGCAAGCCGATTTCGCAGCGCGTGCAGAAGCGGATTCGCGCTTTTGTTGAAGAGTATGAATCGGTGCTTTCGCGCTTTCGTGAAGATTCGTTTGTTTCGCGCATGGCTCGTGCGGAGCATGGCGGTGAGTTTGAGTTTCCGGCGTGGACACAGCCGCTTTTTGCAATTTACGACGAGTTTTACGATGCCACTCGAGGAGCTTTCGACGCTTGTATTGGCGCGGATTTGCTTGCGCTTGGCTACGATAATTCTGTGCAATTCGTTCCGGAGCCGGCTGGCAGTGCGAACAAGGATAGTGGCAGTGTCAGTGGCAGCTGGAGCAAATATCGCCGCTCTCTTCCAGTTAAGTGGGCAGATATTTCTCGAGATGACAGCGGCACAACGCTTCACACAAATCAGCCAGTGCAGCTTGATTTTGGGGCAGCTGGGAAGGGTTATTTTGTAGATCTTGTAACGAATATTCTTAAAGACGAGCTTGGTGACGATTCGCTTTCGGATTGCGATTTTTTGGTAAATGCCGGCGGTGATATGCGCGCTTGCTTTAGCGATGAAGATTACCAAATAAAAGTTGCGCTGGAAAATCCTTTTGATACAACGCAAGCAGTTGGAGTGGCATCAATTGCAAGCGGAGCGTTGTGTGCTTCGTCTGCTGCAAGAAAGCGTTGGAAAGTAAAAGACGCAAATTGCCTTGCAGACAATGCTTTTGAATCTAATTTAATTGCAACTCATCTGATTAACGCTTTAGACGGCGTTCCTTCGCAAAAACTTTCTGCAAGCTGGGCGTATATTCCTGCTAAAACTTGCGCTTTTCCAACTGCTTATGCCGACGCGCTCGCAACTGCGCTTTTTGTTTCGCAAGAAAACGATTTGCAAAAAATCGTGCAAACTACAAGCGCTGAGTTTGCGGTAATCTCGCCAAATCATGCGCTTCGCAAAACGCGCGCATTCCCAGCGTATTTTTTTGCTGCATAA
- a CDS encoding FTR1 family iron permease: MRAYVKVRRIIRDSAALILAVCMLVGCIVSSFATTIPAFATDADRSYTSWTEVSKAINKELLQGQSEYNSGNNSGAATRFEAAYNSVYVASNMITVVRDAIGQNKVQAQTDQFQQLQTLVYQQNQGSQISAVSTALSVDVAQTASSLDANLKVDKPNVYAQKLRAQIKAERKKLDAAKKKNLGRNGRTWGQVAREMNVILDKSVAKYKSAKGNKTQVASAVDLINEAYYQYYEKLGFEKNVMNAISGSRVSTVEYQFKECRQTMNNGGTIEQAKKFVTDLKAMLIEDAAKLDKGASSSANPFMQFITSSFGQAFVILLREGLEALLVVAAIIAYLVKSGHKNMVKYIYLGIAAGIVASLAVAALFGLLFNGSGPQQEITEGVVALFAMLMLLYTSNWMISRSSVQAWNKYISEQTTAAVSKGSLVSLALLSFLAVFREGAETVIFYQAIFAVSNGADSMIWGGFISAAAVLVVIFLLIRFASVRIPIRPFFTGTSALMSVLVVIFAGGGVHALIEGDALEGMYIQGLPTNDWLGFYPYVETIVAQIVAAIVVISLLCVSIARSRGKRAIENK, encoded by the coding sequence ATGCGCGCGTATGTAAAAGTGCGCCGAATTATTCGTGACTCGGCTGCACTGATTCTGGCTGTGTGCATGTTGGTAGGTTGCATAGTGAGTTCGTTCGCTACAACTATTCCAGCTTTTGCAACAGATGCGGATCGTTCATATACTAGCTGGACAGAAGTTTCTAAAGCAATTAATAAAGAATTGCTACAAGGTCAATCAGAATACAATAGTGGCAATAATTCTGGAGCTGCAACTCGATTTGAAGCAGCATACAATTCCGTTTATGTTGCTTCTAACATGATTACGGTTGTGCGAGATGCAATCGGGCAGAATAAAGTTCAGGCACAAACTGATCAATTCCAGCAGCTACAAACGCTTGTATACCAGCAAAATCAAGGTTCACAAATAAGTGCTGTTTCAACGGCTCTTTCAGTGGATGTTGCACAAACTGCATCTAGTCTCGATGCCAACTTAAAAGTGGATAAGCCAAATGTTTATGCACAAAAGTTGCGTGCGCAAATTAAAGCAGAGCGCAAAAAGCTTGATGCTGCAAAAAAGAAAAACCTTGGGCGCAATGGTCGTACGTGGGGTCAAGTTGCTCGAGAAATGAACGTTATTCTCGACAAGTCTGTTGCAAAATACAAGTCTGCAAAAGGTAATAAAACTCAAGTAGCATCTGCAGTTGATTTAATTAATGAAGCCTATTACCAGTATTACGAAAAGCTTGGTTTCGAGAAGAACGTGATGAATGCAATAAGCGGAAGTCGCGTTTCGACTGTCGAGTATCAATTCAAAGAGTGCCGCCAAACAATGAACAACGGCGGAACTATTGAGCAAGCTAAAAAGTTCGTAACGGATCTTAAAGCGATGCTTATTGAAGACGCAGCAAAATTAGACAAAGGCGCATCTTCAAGCGCAAATCCATTTATGCAATTCATAACTAGCTCATTCGGTCAGGCTTTCGTAATTTTGCTTCGTGAAGGTTTGGAAGCGTTGCTAGTTGTTGCAGCAATTATTGCTTACCTTGTTAAATCCGGTCACAAGAATATGGTGAAGTATATTTACCTAGGTATTGCGGCTGGAATTGTGGCATCTCTTGCTGTAGCTGCACTATTCGGCTTGCTATTTAATGGTTCTGGTCCGCAGCAGGAGATTACAGAAGGCGTTGTTGCATTGTTCGCAATGCTTATGCTGCTTTACACGAGTAATTGGATGATTTCTAGATCTTCAGTGCAAGCATGGAATAAGTATATTAGTGAGCAAACAACGGCAGCAGTTTCTAAGGGAAGTTTGGTTTCTTTAGCGTTATTGAGTTTCCTTGCGGTGTTCCGCGAAGGTGCTGAAACTGTAATCTTCTATCAAGCAATCTTTGCAGTTTCAAACGGAGCTGACTCTATGATTTGGGGGGGCTTCATTTCCGCTGCTGCAGTTCTTGTAGTGATATTCTTGCTGATTCGTTTCGCATCTGTGCGCATACCAATTCGCCCATTCTTTACTGGAACAAGCGCTCTTATGTCTGTTCTCGTAGTAATTTTTGCGGGCGGTGGCGTGCACGCGTTAATCGAGGGCGATGCTCTCGAAGGAATGTATATTCAAGGCTTGCCAACTAACGATTGGCTTGGGTTCTATCCGTATGTTGAGACGATTGTTGCTCAAATTGTGGCAGCAATTGTTGTGATTTCACTGCTTTGCGTATCTATTGCGCGAAGTCGTGGGAAACGCGCGATAGAAAATAAATAA
- a CDS encoding iron transporter codes for MKNNKMTAIAALVLAGLLALAGCGSNGNSAKTDAKSQATEQKSDNKSDDKGGDKGFEEVPVGPHQDQNIGPLTIGAVYFQPVDMLPAGMGLKASEASFHLEADIHANQKGTKLGYGKGEFIPDLTVNYEIVDKASGESVGKGTFMQMNASDGPHYGANVKLDKAGNYKLVLSIESPEKKGWMLHVDPATGVTGRFWTEPIKATFDDWKYTPRQW; via the coding sequence ATGAAGAATAATAAAATGACAGCAATTGCAGCTTTAGTTCTTGCTGGACTGCTTGCGCTCGCTGGATGCGGTTCCAATGGCAATTCAGCTAAAACTGATGCTAAGTCACAAGCAACCGAGCAGAAGTCTGATAACAAGTCTGATGACAAGGGCGGCGATAAGGGCTTTGAGGAGGTTCCAGTTGGTCCTCACCAAGATCAGAACATTGGACCTCTTACTATTGGTGCCGTGTACTTCCAGCCAGTTGATATGCTCCCAGCCGGTATGGGTTTGAAGGCAAGTGAAGCAAGCTTCCACCTTGAAGCCGATATCCACGCTAACCAAAAAGGTACAAAGCTTGGCTACGGTAAGGGCGAGTTCATTCCAGATTTGACTGTGAATTATGAGATTGTCGATAAGGCAAGCGGTGAATCCGTTGGCAAGGGTACTTTTATGCAGATGAACGCTTCCGATGGCCCTCACTACGGTGCAAACGTTAAGCTTGACAAGGCTGGAAATTACAAGCTCGTGCTTTCTATTGAATCCCCAGAAAAGAAGGGTTGGATGCTTCACGTCGATCCTGCTACCGGCGTAACCGGTCGCTTCTGGACTGAGCCAATTAAGGCAACCTTCGACGATTGGAAGTACACTCCTCGTCAGTGGTAG
- a CDS encoding DUF2318 domain-containing protein, with the protein MLRLFVAVMPGLLPLTLLTMGLSTSLTVGEGRDKPLSARWRLYGLSAGTVAALIFAILRASVVINQRNFVNMPALCIAVPLDIAAIIVVIFSHKIVRNWRNCPLLMHISNAIGACCLAFTVFYALPDVILQLTIFVDSSTPPFTSDMLLRALGFVLGVIAAICLSLMVRSLRTTSNAISFKIAVVLSMIILLVQHITSLLQIMQGSILLYMDDFSFSVLVWLINNAPLMIMAQISVFMIPAAASVIIGFKTAVVGENAAEIRTKRAFKRKSRKSALAALLAAITVILTLTVGVSIMNIKPTLTPPEPYELHDGVATINYVQVSDGHLHRFQYKAKDGTVMRFIIIKKNGGAYGVGLDACENCGDAGYYEKDGKIICRKCDVAINLATIGFKGGCNPIPFPYKAGHGKITIHTADLDVLSSHFK; encoded by the coding sequence ATGCTCAGACTGTTTGTGGCAGTTATGCCTGGGCTGCTCCCTCTTACGCTACTCACAATGGGATTAAGCACATCGCTCACTGTTGGCGAGGGGCGAGATAAGCCTCTAAGCGCACGTTGGAGATTGTATGGGCTGTCTGCAGGCACAGTTGCAGCTCTTATTTTTGCTATACTTCGCGCATCTGTGGTAATTAATCAGCGAAACTTTGTTAATATGCCGGCGTTGTGCATTGCAGTTCCGCTTGATATTGCTGCAATTATTGTGGTTATCTTTTCACACAAAATAGTAAGAAATTGGCGTAATTGCCCGCTTTTAATGCACATAAGTAACGCAATTGGTGCATGTTGCTTAGCGTTTACTGTGTTTTATGCTTTGCCAGATGTTATTTTGCAGCTTACTATTTTCGTAGATTCAAGCACTCCGCCTTTTACATCAGACATGTTGCTTCGAGCGCTTGGTTTTGTGCTTGGAGTTATTGCTGCTATTTGCTTAAGCCTTATGGTTCGTTCTTTGCGCACTACATCTAACGCGATTTCTTTCAAAATCGCTGTAGTTTTAAGCATGATTATTTTGCTAGTGCAGCACATAACTTCACTTTTGCAGATTATGCAAGGAAGCATTCTGCTTTATATGGATGACTTTTCTTTCAGCGTGCTTGTTTGGCTAATTAATAACGCTCCGTTAATGATTATGGCGCAAATTAGCGTGTTTATGATTCCTGCTGCTGCATCCGTAATAATCGGCTTTAAAACGGCTGTAGTTGGTGAAAATGCTGCAGAAATTCGCACGAAGCGAGCGTTTAAAAGGAAATCTCGAAAGTCTGCGCTCGCAGCTCTTTTGGCTGCTATCACAGTAATACTTACGCTTACTGTAGGCGTATCTATTATGAATATTAAACCAACTCTTACGCCTCCAGAACCGTACGAATTGCACGATGGTGTTGCGACTATTAATTACGTTCAAGTTTCAGATGGTCATTTGCATCGCTTCCAATACAAAGCAAAAGACGGCACTGTTATGCGCTTTATAATCATTAAAAAGAATGGTGGAGCGTATGGCGTTGGCTTGGATGCTTGCGAAAACTGTGGAGATGCAGGCTACTATGAAAAAGACGGTAAGATTATTTGCCGTAAATGTGACGTAGCAATTAATTTGGCAACTATCGGTTTTAAAGGTGGTTGCAATCCGATTCCGTTCCCGTATAAGGCTGGGCATGGCAAAATCACAATTCATACTGCTGATTTAGACGTGCTCAGTTCGCATTTTAAGTAA
- a CDS encoding ABC transporter permease gives MFMMRMVARSLVRQLKKRVLIALVVCLSACVSVSMLSVVYDVGDKINAELSSYGSNIVVQPKSSAVVNDLYASREQIDTNGSGSLKAAESHESTASLKESDAAKIKMIFWAFNITNFAPKIKVHANLEAKSSGDLVVPIIGTWFNRKLALASGETTVVGVRGLRSWWKINAGRWAKDNKSEAMVGAQLAEHLHLKIGQRLRLIRDGREVSLRLVGIYDSGDDDNNAIYASSSDAQSLANKPNKVDSIEVKALTTPENDLARKAAKNPAALSQEEWETWYCTAYPSSITYQIEEVIPGAVAKQVRQVAALQGNVLNKTRAVMVLMTALSLIAAAVAVANLMAASISERSGELALLKALGARDGAVARLMLMETAVIAFGGALLGMALGFAVAQIIGFTVFDSAILFRPMVFVLVFVLLALTVLAAAGSSIRSILSVRPAEVLHGR, from the coding sequence ATGTTTATGATGCGCATGGTTGCTCGATCTCTTGTGCGGCAATTGAAAAAGCGTGTGTTAATTGCGCTCGTAGTGTGCTTAAGCGCGTGCGTTAGCGTGTCAATGCTTAGCGTTGTGTATGACGTTGGAGACAAAATTAACGCAGAGCTTAGTTCATATGGTTCAAATATTGTGGTTCAGCCAAAATCTAGCGCTGTTGTAAATGATTTGTATGCTTCTCGAGAGCAGATTGATACTAATGGTTCTGGGAGTTTAAAGGCTGCGGAAAGCCACGAGTCTACTGCTTCGCTAAAAGAATCTGATGCTGCAAAAATAAAAATGATTTTCTGGGCGTTTAATATCACTAATTTTGCGCCAAAAATAAAAGTTCACGCAAATCTTGAAGCGAAATCTTCTGGCGATTTGGTAGTGCCTATTATTGGAACTTGGTTTAATCGTAAGCTTGCGCTCGCTTCCGGGGAAACAACGGTTGTTGGTGTTAGGGGTTTGCGCTCTTGGTGGAAGATTAATGCAGGTCGTTGGGCAAAAGATAATAAATCTGAAGCAATGGTAGGTGCGCAGCTAGCTGAGCATTTGCACTTAAAAATTGGTCAGCGTTTGCGTTTGATTCGTGACGGGCGCGAGGTTTCGTTGCGCTTGGTTGGCATATACGATTCTGGCGACGACGATAATAACGCAATCTACGCAAGTTCTAGCGATGCTCAAAGCCTTGCAAATAAGCCGAATAAGGTTGATTCGATTGAAGTAAAGGCGCTTACTACTCCTGAAAATGATTTAGCGCGAAAGGCTGCTAAAAATCCGGCAGCGCTCAGCCAGGAAGAGTGGGAAACTTGGTATTGCACGGCTTACCCGAGTTCGATTACTTACCAAATTGAGGAGGTAATTCCTGGAGCTGTTGCAAAGCAGGTTCGTCAAGTTGCAGCTCTTCAGGGTAACGTATTAAATAAGACGCGCGCTGTTATGGTTTTGATGACTGCGTTAAGTTTAATTGCTGCGGCTGTTGCTGTGGCGAATCTTATGGCTGCTTCAATTTCTGAGCGTTCCGGTGAGCTTGCATTGCTTAAGGCTTTGGGTGCGCGTGATGGTGCTGTTGCTCGTCTTATGCTTATGGAAACTGCGGTTATTGCGTTTGGTGGAGCGTTACTCGGCATGGCTTTGGGATTTGCAGTGGCGCAGATTATTGGTTTTACAGTGTTCGACTCTGCGATTTTGTTCCGACCGATGGTATTTGTTCTGGTGTTCGTGCTGCTTGCGTTGACTGTGCTTGCGGCTGCAGGCTCGTCGATTCGTTCGATTTTGAGTGTGCGTCCTGCGGAGGTGCTTCATGGCAGGTAA